One Archocentrus centrarchus isolate MPI-CPG fArcCen1 chromosome 14, fArcCen1, whole genome shotgun sequence DNA window includes the following coding sequences:
- the zar1l gene encoding protein ZAR1-like produces MEGFLSTFPPYSVYGNPVCALPAQVSNWGKRDGRFMTPQGLNYLELYKTILSQVNPGLPPPLKKANTKECGVQVNARVDKIIQCSLGPKTLSCDEHPAPSKPPRSPEAQLHTPPMSNLRFLRPVSIYSPVFDRRLFLKKLEDCAAGGEEGEATEQAKSQSDDEAVEDSKTAFHRSSKGSNFQFLEQRYGFFHCKKCNIRWESAYVWCISGTSKVYYKQLCRKCQVGFNPYRVESILCKGCSQTCCICEKKQRHINMKKPHRQDLCCRCKGMRLSCDATYSFKYIV; encoded by the exons ATGGAGGGGTTCCTGTCCACGTTTCCACCATACAGTGTGTACGGTAACCCCGTCTGCGCACTCCCGGCGCAGGTCAGCAACTGGGGCAAGCGAGATGGTCGCTTCATGACCCCCCAGGGCCTCAATTACCTGGAGCTCTACAAGACTATCCTGTCCCAAGTCAACCCCGGTTTACCCCCTCCACTCAAGAAGGCAAACACCAAAGAGTGCGGTGTGCAAGTGAACGCCAGGGTGGATAAAATCATCCAGTGCTCACTGGGCCCCAAAACGCTGTCCTGCGACGAACACCCTGCCCCCTCCAAGCCCCCCAGGAGTCCGGAAGCGCAGCTCCACACGCCGCCGATGAGCAACCTGCGCTTCCTGAGGCCCGTATCCATCTATTCACCGGTGTTTGACCGCAGGCTCTTCCTAAAGAAACTCGAAGACTGCGCTGCTGGTGGAGAAGAAGGTGAAGCCACCGAACAGGCCAAGTCTCAAAGTGACGACGAAGCCGTAGAGGACTCCAAGACCGCTTTCCATCGGTCTTCAAAGGGCTCCAACTTCCAG ttcttggAGCAGAGGTATGGGTTTTTCCACTGCAAAAAGTGCAACATTCGGTGGGAGAGTGCTTATGTATGGTGCATCTCTGGAACCAGTAAG GTGTACTACAAGCAGCTCTGCCGGAAGTGTCAGGTGGGGTTTAACCCCTACAGAGTGGAATCTATCCTGTGCAAG GGTTGCTCTCAGACATGCTGCATCTGCGAGAAGAAGCAGAGGCACATTAACATGAAGAAGCCTCACCGTCAGGACCTGTGTTGTCGCTGCAAGGGAATGAGGCTGTCCTGTGATGCCACCTACAGCTTCAAATACATCGTCTGA